The proteins below come from a single Rosa rugosa chromosome 2, drRosRugo1.1, whole genome shotgun sequence genomic window:
- the LOC133728147 gene encoding protein trichome birefringence-like 31: protein MTKQVSLDRRIQSLLPVALASLLVLGTTRLFLDTLKSNHSFVFQLYGRSRGQGERPAVIVSPEDCIDESCNVFEGKWVWDNESYAPHYTEESCPYLVKQVTCQKNGRPDSYYKNWRWQPNDCNLPRFDPLKLLQILRGKRLMFVGDSVQRGQFESMVCMVQSILPQGKKSLQRVPPRKIFTIKEFDASIEYYWAPFIVESISDHATKHTVLKRLVKLDSIAKHGKHWEGVDILVFESYVWWMHKPTINATYGSPNDVQEYNVTTAYKLALQTWAEWLESRANPERQKVFFMSMSPTHLWSWEWRPGSDENCYNESYPIQGSYWGTGSNTKIMDIIDDTLQDLKVKVTFLNITQLSEYRKDAHTSVYGERKGKLLTKEQRSDPKNFADCIHWCLPGVPDTWNEILYAYLLKSHQNFL from the exons ATGACAAAGCAGGTCTCTCTTGATCGTCGCATCCAATCGCTCCTCCCTGTTGCATTGGCTTCTCTGCTTGTCCTTGGGACTACCCGACTATTCCTGGACACGTTGAAGAGCAACCACAGTTTTGTGTTTCAGCTATATGGCAGGTCAAGAGGTCAAGGAGAGAGACCAGCAGTGATTGTTTCCCCCGAGGACTGCATTGATGAAAGTTGTAATGTTTTTGAAGGAAAATGGGTATGGGATAACGAGTCATATGCTCCTCACTATACAGAAGAGAGCTGCCCCTACTTGGTGAAACAGGTTACATGCCAAAAGAATGGTAGGCCTGATTCTTACTACAAGAATTGGAGATGGCAACCCAATGACTGCAACCTCCCAAG GTTTGATCCATTGAAGCTACTACAGATTTTGAGGGGCAAAAGACTAATGTTTGTTGGAGACTCAGTACAGAGAGGCCAGTTTGAATCCATGGTCTGTATGGTACAATCTATACTTCCTCAAGGAAAGAAATCGCTCCAAAGGGTTCCACCTAGGAAGATATTCACAATCAAG GAGTTCGATGCCTCCATTGAGTACTACTGGGCTCCCTTTATTGTGGAGTCAATTTCAGATCATGCAACGAAGCATACTGTACTAAAACGGTTGGTGAAGCTCGATTCCATAGCTAAGCATGGCAAGCACTGGGAAGGAGTAGATATTTTGGTGTTTGAGAGCTATGTATGGTGGATGCACAAGCCTACAATCAATGCTAC ATATGGATCTCCAAACGATGTCCAAGAATATAATGTCACTACTGCGTATAAATTGGCATTACAGACTTGGGCAGAATGGTTAGAATCAAGAGCAAACCCAGAAAGGCAAAAGGTCTTCTTCATGAGTATGTCTCCAACACATCTATG GAGCTGGGAATGGAGGCCTGGCAGTGATGAAAACTGCTACAATGAGTCCTATCCAATTCAAGGTTCATATTGGGGTACTGGTTCGAACACCAAAATCATGGATATTATAGATGACACGTTACAGGATTTGAAAGTTAAGGTTACATTTTTGAATATCACACAATTGTCTGAGTACAGAAAAGATGCACACACATCAGTTTATGGGGAACGCAAGGGCAAGCTCCTGACGAAGGAGCAAAGATCTGATCCAAAAAACTTTGCAGATTGCATTCACTGGTGCTTACCTGGAGTTCCAGATACATGGAACGAAATTTTGTACGCATATTTGTTAAAGAGTCATCAAAATTTTTTGTAA